Proteins encoded together in one Mobula birostris isolate sMobBir1 chromosome 7, sMobBir1.hap1, whole genome shotgun sequence window:
- the LOC140200902 gene encoding myozenin-2-like produces the protein MSYASLIRERKEKASAIAREFHGEVVELDLGKKVSVPQDVMMEELSLLTNKGSKMFQMRQKRVDKFTVEGIGGQAAGSGPQGGVIAGEHLGQGHVGAGQYVDGLKENYRTEVHMYPSKGSGPAVPPKPFAKLSAAKNIKVVLNPNIIAPGYSGPLKEIPPEKFNVTAIPRSYQSPWAEALGEQADILETVTTQLPEAPPKAEAQAYRCFNRAATPFGGPGAYRRLLEVNGPETMATPVEPDIVETPLFTNRPCFNRLPRGWTGPPLPESAEL, from the exons TGGTCGAGCTTGACCTGGGAAAGAAGGTCAGTGTACCACAGGATGTGATGATGGAGGAACTCTCTCTTCTCACCAACAAAGGATCCAAAATGTTTCAGATGCGgcagaagagagtggacaagttCACAGTGGAAGGGATAGGAGGACAAGCGGCAGGGAGTGGCCCCCAAGGTGGCGTAATTGCTGGAGAGCATCTCGGCCAAGGCCATGTG GGCGCTGGTCAATATGTGGACGGGTTGAAGGAGAACTACAGGACAGAGGTCCACATGTACCCCAGTAAAGGGTCTGGGCCGGCTGTTCCCCCCAAACCCTTCGCCAAACTCTCCGCCGCCAAGAACATCAAGGTTGTGTTGAACCCTAACATCATTGCTCCAG GTTACTCTGGCCCCCTGAAGGAAATCCCACCGGAGAAGTTCAATGTCACGGCCATTCCCAGATCCTATCAATCACCCTGGGCTGAGGCACTGGGTGAGCAGGCGGACATCCTGGAAACTGTGACTACTCAGCTGCCAGAGGCCCCTCCAAAGGCCGAGGCCCAGGCGTACAGGTGCTTCAACAG agCCGCCACGCCGTTTGGTGGTCCAGGCGCCTACAGGAGGCTGCTGGAGGTGAACGGCCCGGAGACCATGGCGACGCCAGTGGAGCCTGATATCGTCGAGACTCCACTGTTCACCAACAGGCCCTGTTTCAACCGCCTGCCCCGAGGATGGACAGGGCCGCCTCTCCCAGAGTCCGCGGAACTCTGA